In Pongo abelii isolate AG06213 chromosome 5, NHGRI_mPonAbe1-v2.0_pri, whole genome shotgun sequence, the DNA window TGAGAAGATTTATTGCAAATAATTACTAATTAgggtttttcactttttttcttttgcttatttttgtttttgaatcccAGTGGAATAAGTATCACTGGGGTATTTCTACCCCTTTGTGGGTTAGATAGTCTTGATCTACTTCCTAACATACCTATGCTTGCTGTGTCCTTAGTATACCCAGTATTTAGACCCCATCAAGGGTTAAATACCAAATGTATTTTGATCATTTGACTTTATACAAATAAGTCTCTGTTCTATGGAGCCTACAGATTGGTCTGATTGTaggatttcttctcttcttcccattACTAGGAAGAGTCAAAATAAATCAATTCAAAAATGCAAGCAAATCATTCACTGagctaaaagagagagagaagagaaggttaTAGAGACACTTAACCTTTTGCTTCCAGCCCTTTATCTCAGCTCTGGGCTCTGTCCCACGAATGTGATCTCAGATAAAATTTTGATGTATTCCCTCTTCAAAGACAGACTTCGTCAAGTCAGATAAACAGCTATCTTCTTCTAGATGGTTCCAAGTCTACTCTTCCTTTGGTCTTCTTCTGTCTGTCAAATATACCCTAAAAAAGCTATCATTTGTGTCAAACTTAAATTTTTTCTGTGGCCTCAGTCtatcttattttattcattcttcaaataAATTGGAGAAAAACTGATCACTGTCTTCTTTTCTATAACAATTCAtgtgcttgaaaaaaaaatccaatttgtcCCCAAAGTTCTTCTTCAAACTAACATCATTTAAAGAATTTGCAATGCCTATAATTTGTCATCTTGTGAACTTGCCTCTCTTCATGtattcctgttttatttctttcccacTTTACCAGGAATTCACTTTCCTCTTGATTTTTCTCCCCTCTGCAGCCGCAATGAGGACCCTGAGAGATATCCCTCTGTGATCTGGGAGGCAAAGTGCCGCCACTTGGGCTGCGTCAACGCTGATGGAAACGTGGACTACCACATGAACTCTGTCCCCATCCAGCAAGAGATCCTGGTCCTGCGCAGGGAACCTCCGCACTGCCCCAACTCCTTCCGGCTGGAGAAGATACTGGTGTCCGTAGGCTGCACCTGTGTCACCCCGATTGTCCACCATGTGGCCTAAGAGCTCTGGGGAGCCCACACTCCCCAAAGCAGTTAGACTTTCTGGAGAGCCGGCCCAGCCCCTCAGGAACCCTCATCCTTCAAAGACAGCCTCATTTCGGACTAAACT includes these proteins:
- the IL17A gene encoding interleukin-17A, whose product is MTPGKTSLVSLLLLLSLEAIVKAGIAIPRNPGCPNSEDKNFPRTVMVNLNIHNRNTNTNPKRSSDYYNRSTSPWNLHRNEDPERYPSVIWEAKCRHLGCVNADGNVDYHMNSVPIQQEILVLRREPPHCPNSFRLEKILVSVGCTCVTPIVHHVA